A window of Primulina tabacum isolate GXHZ01 chromosome 4, ASM2559414v2, whole genome shotgun sequence contains these coding sequences:
- the LOC142542810 gene encoding protein NRT1/ PTR FAMILY 6.3-like, with translation MALPQTQREVETLSDAWDYKGRPAVKSKSGGWTSAAMILGVEAVERFTTLGIAVNLVTYLTGTMHLGNAAAANNVTNFLGTSFMLCLLGGFIADTFLGRYFTIAIFAIVQATGVTILTISTTIPSLRPPKCTAGSPSCIPASSKQISALYLALYLTALGTGGLKSSVSGLGSDQFDDSDEKERQQMTKFFSWFFFFIMVGALAAVTVFVYIQDNLGRDWGYGLCACTIIVGWMVFMSGTKRYRIKKLVGSPLTQIASVFVAAWRKRHLELPSDPSILYSVEDEGYSSKKKQQLPHSKEFRFLDKAAIKEPEIGVKMANKWYLKTLTDVEEVKLVIRMLPTWATTIMFWTVYAQMTTFSVQQATTMDRHIGKSFQIPAASLTVFFVGSILLTVPIYDRLMVPICRRVLKNPHGLTPLQKIFVGLVLSIVGMVAAAFTEINRLKVARSHGLTHNPEAVIPLTVFCLVPQFLLVGAGEAFTYIGQLDFFLRECPKGMKTMSTGLFLSTISLGFFLSSILVTVVHQATGPSKPWLADNLNEGKLYNFYWLLGILSVLNMCVFLACSRRYVYKEKRLADEGIELEEAGPICH, from the exons ATGGCGCTCCCACAAACCCAACGAGAGGTGGAAACTCTCTCCGATGCCTGGGATTACAAGGGCCGTCCCGCCGTCAAATCCAAGTCTGGCGGCTGGACCAGTGCCGCCATGATTCTAG GAGTTGAGGCGGTTGAGAGATTTACTACGCTAGGAATAGCAGTGAATTTGGTGACATATCTGACAGGAACCATGCACTTGGGCAATGCGGCCGCAGCCAACAATGTCACTAATTTTCTTGGCACTTCTTTTATGCTGTGTTTGCTTGGAGGGTTCATAGCAGATACTTTTCTGGGGAG GTACTTCACCATCGCTATTTTCGCCATCGTTCAAGCAACG GGTGTCACAATCCTGACAATCTCAACCACAATCCCCAGTCTCCGGCCACCAAAATGCACCGCCGGCAGCCCATCATGCATCCCGGCGAGCAGCAAGCAGATCTCAGCCCTCTACCTGGCCCTATACCTGACGGCTCTCGGCACCGGAGGCCTCAAATCCAGCGTCTCGGGCTTAGGGTCCGATCAATTCGATGATTCGGACGAGAAGGAGAGACAACAAATGACCAAATTCTTCAGCTGGTTTTTCTTCTTCATAATGGTTGGGGCACTGGCAGCAGTTACAGTATTTGTTTACATTCAAGATAATCTTGGAAGAGATTGGGGATATGGGCTTTGTGCCTGCACAATCATCGTGGGGTGGATGGTGTTCATGTCGGGCACGAAACGGTATCGTATCAAGAAACTCGTGGGAAGCCCGTTGACACAGATCGCATCTGTTTTTGTGGCGGCCTGGCGGAAGAGACACCTGGAACTTCCGTCAGACCCTTCGATTTTGTACAGTGTTGAAGATGAAGGGTACAGTAGCAAGAAGAAGCAACAGTTACCACACAGCAAGGAGTTCCG TTTTCTGGACAAGGCAGCAATCAAGGAGCCCGAAATTGGAGTCAAAATGGCAAACAAATGGTACCTTAAGACATTAACCGACGTGGAAGAAGTAAAACTAGTGATTAGGATGCTGCCGACTTGGGCCACGACAATAATGTTTTGGACTGTATACGCCCAAATGACCACGTTTTCGGTTCAACAAGCAACCACCATGGACCGCCACATCGGCAAATCCTTCCAGATCCCGGCCGCGTCCCTCACGGTTTTCTTCGTCGGTAGCATCCTCTTGACCGTGCCTATCTACGATCGGCTCATGGTCCCTATATGCAGGCGGGTTCTAAAGAATCCCCATGGTCTCACTCCTCTACAAAAGATTTTTGTAGGGCTAGTCTTGTCAATAGTTGGCATGGTAGCTGCAGCATTCACAGAAATCAATAGACTAAAAGTAGCCCGATCACACGGTCTTACGCACAACCCCGAGGCCGTTATACCGTTAACGGTCTTTTGTTTGGTACCACAATTCCTCTTGGTGGGTGCCGGTGAGGCGTTCACGTATATCGGACAACTCGATTTCTTCCTTAGAGAATGTCCGAAGGGAATGAAGACAATGAGCACGGGTTTGTTTCTAAGTACGATATCGCTAGGGTTCTTCTTGAGCTCGATTTTGGTGACGGTGGTTCATCAAGCAACGGGTCCAAGTAAGCCGTGGTTAGCGGATAATCTCAATGAAGGGAAGCTTTACAACTTCTATTGGTTGTTGGGGATTCTAAGTGTTTTGAATATGTGTGTGTTTTTGGCTTGTTCGAGACGGTATGTGTACAAGGAGAAGAGGCTCGCCGACGAGGGAATTGAATTGGAGGAGGCTGGACCTATTTGCcactaa
- the LOC142542807 gene encoding LOW QUALITY PROTEIN: lipid transfer protein EARLI 1-like (The sequence of the model RefSeq protein was modified relative to this genomic sequence to represent the inferred CDS: inserted 2 bases in 1 codon): MASKKSTSVALFLVINLLFFTFATACDTCPTPKPKPKPKPKPKLPTMSARCPSPSXTATCPRDTLKLAACADLLGGLITVTIGTPPKTPCCTLLEGLADLEAAVCLCTAIKANILGINLNVPVSLSLLLNVCSKKVPPGFQCP, from the exons ATGGCTTCCAAGAAAAGCACATCCGTTGCCCTATTTTTAGTCATAAACCTTCTATTCTTCACTTTCGCTACGGCATGCGACACTTGCCCTACCCCTAAGccaaaaccgaaaccaaaacCCAAGCCGAAGCTCCCAACCATGTCCGCCAGGTGCCCCAGTCCCAG CACAGCCACCTGCCCTAGAGATACCCTAAAACTAGCTGCATGTGCCGATTTGCTGGGTGGATTGATCACTGTGACCATTGGCACTCCCCCGAAAACTCCGTGTTGCACCTTACTCGAGGGCTTAGCCGATCTCGAGGCCGCCGTGTGCCTTTGCACAGCCATTAAAGCCAATATTTTGGGCATCAACCTTAATGTCCCAGTTTCCCTTAGCTTGCTCCTCAATGTCTGCTCCAAGAAAGTTCCACCAGGCTTCCAATGTCCTTAA